A section of the Bombus fervidus isolate BK054 chromosome 9, iyBomFerv1, whole genome shotgun sequence genome encodes:
- the Mrps26 gene encoding mitochondrial ribosomal protein S26 yields MIRPSVVLSINTLTVRNLSAYDHIISNGPHIQCVRWKRKPIWLPTAKSKLFRIPKKPVIPIEEYNELKRLHNNYKTLMKSIMSFFIEKQKEVEFSLDTNVVQKNIQQDFEICCSINDKWNKEVAMIREKRLARERKARQEEIASNLQAKKERDLKLQMKIDEEIKKVKEEAQTFITSKNIDEAILNALENVIDHNMAIDCKGNFYKDKPKESESSTVSSSFS; encoded by the exons atgataCGACCGTCAGTGGTACTTAGCATCAATACACTGACAGTAAGAAACTTAAGTGCTTACGATCATATAATATCCAATGGACCCCATATTCAATGTGTAAGGTGGAAGAGAAAACCAATTTGGTTACCAACAGCAAAATCAAAGTTGTTTAGAATACCAAAAAAACCAGTTATACCTATAGAAGAATATAATGAACTGAAACGTTtgcataataattacaaaacattAATGAAATCCATAAT GTCTTTCTTTATTGAGAAACAAAAGGAAGTGGAATTTTCTTTGGATACAAATGttgtacaaaaaaatatacagcaagattttgaaatatgttgttCTATAAATGATAAATGGAATAAAGAAGTAGCTATGATACGAGAGAAAAGATTAGCTCGAGAAAGGAAAGCTCGCCAAGAAGAAATTGCCAGTAACCTACaagcaaagaaagaaagagatttgaaattacaaatgaaaatagaCGAAGAAAtcaaaaaagtaaaagaagaagCTCAAACATTTATTACATCTAAAAATATTGATGAAGCTATCCTCAATGCACTAGAAAATGTTATAGACCATAATATGGCAATTGATTGCAAgggtaatttttataaagacAAACCTAAAGAAAGTGAATCATCTACTGTATCGAGTTCATtcagttaa
- the LOC139990861 gene encoding A-type potassium channel modulatory protein KCNIP1 isoform X1, with protein MYSVHMTPGRSSDKQGSSKNVDTEVGVFKNRRKESIPVKVFNYLKTQMQTEGISKGELEELGGVLGGSTAGALALGGRYKPEELSTLAANTRFSKKEIQLIYRGFKQECPTGLVDEEAFKQIFSQFFPQGDASQYAHYVFNTMKRKPSGKISFEEFLTILSKVSRGSVEEKLQWIFGLYDLDGDGLISKEEMLDVVGSIYEMLGRYTQPQIVEPHLAAREHVDRIFHLMDANKDGVVTIEELVQWCSKDEQLLRSLDTLDTVL; from the exons atgtatagtgTTCATATGACACCGGGTAGATCTTCCGATAAACAAGGATCTTCGAAAAATGTGGATACTGAAGTGGGAGTatttaaaaatcgaagaaaagaatCGATCCCAGTTAAGGttttcaattatttgaaaaCACAAATGCAAACGGAAGGAATTTCAA AGGGCGAACTTGAAGAACTCGGGGGCGTTTTAGGGGGTTCCACCGCCGGTGCCCTTGCCCTTGGCGGCAGGTACAAGCCGGAGGAGCTTTCCACATTGGCGGCCAACACCAGGTTCTCCAAGAAGGAGATACAGCTTATCTATCGCGGATTTAAGCAGGAATGTCCTACAGGTCTCGTCGACGAGGAAGCGTTCAAGCAGATCTTCTCACAGTTCTTCCCACAGGGAG ATGCCAGCCAGTACGCTCATTACGTCTTCAACACCATGAAGAGAAAACCATCTGGGAAGATAAGCTTCGAA GAATTCCTGACCATCTTGTCGAAAGTTTCGAGAGGATCAGTGGAGGAAAAGCTTCAGTGGATATTTGGACTCTACGACCTGGACGGGGATGGATTGATCAGTAAAGAGGAAATGTTGGATGTGGTTGGTTCAATTTACGAGATGTTGGGTCGTTACACCCAGCCGCAAATAGTTGAGCCGCATTTGGCTGCCCGAGAACACGTCGATCGTATTTTCCAC TTAATGGACGCAAACAAAGACGGCGTGGTGACAATCGAGGAATTGGTACAATGGTGTTCCAAGGATGAACAACTCTTGCGGAGTCTCGACACTCTCGACACTGTCTTATGA
- the LOC139990861 gene encoding A-type potassium channel modulatory protein KCNIP1 isoform X2 — protein MYSVHMTPGRSSDKQGSSKNVDTEVGVFKNRRKESIPVKVFNYLKTQMQTEGISRGSTAGALALGGRYKPEELSTLAANTRFSKKEIQLIYRGFKQECPTGLVDEEAFKQIFSQFFPQGDASQYAHYVFNTMKRKPSGKISFEEFLTILSKVSRGSVEEKLQWIFGLYDLDGDGLISKEEMLDVVGSIYEMLGRYTQPQIVEPHLAAREHVDRIFHLMDANKDGVVTIEELVQWCSKDEQLLRSLDTLDTVL, from the exons atgtatagtgTTCATATGACACCGGGTAGATCTTCCGATAAACAAGGATCTTCGAAAAATGTGGATACTGAAGTGGGAGTatttaaaaatcgaagaaaagaatCGATCCCAGTTAAGGttttcaattatttgaaaaCACAAATGCAAACGGAAGGAATTTCAA GGGGTTCCACCGCCGGTGCCCTTGCCCTTGGCGGCAGGTACAAGCCGGAGGAGCTTTCCACATTGGCGGCCAACACCAGGTTCTCCAAGAAGGAGATACAGCTTATCTATCGCGGATTTAAGCAGGAATGTCCTACAGGTCTCGTCGACGAGGAAGCGTTCAAGCAGATCTTCTCACAGTTCTTCCCACAGGGAG ATGCCAGCCAGTACGCTCATTACGTCTTCAACACCATGAAGAGAAAACCATCTGGGAAGATAAGCTTCGAA GAATTCCTGACCATCTTGTCGAAAGTTTCGAGAGGATCAGTGGAGGAAAAGCTTCAGTGGATATTTGGACTCTACGACCTGGACGGGGATGGATTGATCAGTAAAGAGGAAATGTTGGATGTGGTTGGTTCAATTTACGAGATGTTGGGTCGTTACACCCAGCCGCAAATAGTTGAGCCGCATTTGGCTGCCCGAGAACACGTCGATCGTATTTTCCAC TTAATGGACGCAAACAAAGACGGCGTGGTGACAATCGAGGAATTGGTACAATGGTGTTCCAAGGATGAACAACTCTTGCGGAGTCTCGACACTCTCGACACTGTCTTATGA
- the LOC139990852 gene encoding uncharacterized protein isoform X2, which translates to MNGNDISSLSYKELQALALRYRVPGNIKVGAEEEITNRDDNNRIPHYEEFKQFLIKRIQREFQTYDTNNNQIQDSTIVDLRTATVSTDVQKVPLDVSNYNKSNIVPVNNVNSIYQPNDNVEYQTLEDTNSNVQGSILLKKMLQAPVGANLGEIASPVLGRFLSVEQYQSNNLLDNSDTLTAESDNQDNEEILENNTECYGLLSGIKGEYFLNEPTFVKSVEEIGQQISNVLTNENINQYKYPSTNIVMHQDYENWTITNDMDTVDNNCPTSDVQSSKIFQTMYCDNIGSDALNKPINDESLTCQYRMTETVHPYNSNQNLLNLNTLEENQYCDTNIIPHVQSDCNNTYYLQNLIKCSTETTGEYLQYTHSFSNANIDQEAYASTTSQTFSNNNHYNSNLPYEYSCSRNNEGTIPLYENVGQPEQNCNSIIQTESDVHRDISNMTEKLQTNEILDPFYPKRITKMSSHSILENILNIISTKRIDLSKLDQTSCVYCYIAPIVTHTQVSSSVTCSQKERFVAEYRQHSFSPCWLLYNDTSSGMRMASLQTKVRETTDESRILYTSMSNSNSDLRESVADGAKSEIAGSEDSISEVWPNNYSNYETTTEKDVNICEDLKIEVSDCLFSVMNTEPLDK; encoded by the exons atgaacgGAAACGACATTTCAAGTTTATCGTACAAAGAATTACAAGCCTTAGCTCTCCGATATCGGGTACCAGGTAACATAAAG gTGGGGGCAGAAGAAGAGATCACAAATAGAGATGATAACAACAGAATCCCTCATTATGAAGAATTCAAACAGttcttaataaaaagaatacaaAGAGAATTTCAAACATatgatacaaataataatcaaatacAGGATTCAACTATAGTAGATCTAAGAACAGCAACAGTTTCAACTGATGTGCAAAAGGTTCCTTTAGATGTTAGTAACtataataaatctaatatAGTTCCTGTTAACAATGTAAATTCAATATATCAACCAAATGATAATGTAGAATATCAAACATTAGAAGACACAAATAGTAATGTACAAGGATCTATACttcttaaaaaaatgttacaagCACCAGTTGGTGCAAATTTGGGAGAAATAGCTAGCCCTGTACTTGGCAGATTTTTATCAGTGGAACAGTACCAGTCTAATAACTTGTTAGATAATTCTGACACTTTAACTGCTGAATCAGATAATCAGGACAATGAAGAAATTTTGGAAAACAATACAGAGTGTTATGGTCTTCTAAGTGGTATAAAgggagaatattttttaaatgaaccAACTTTTGTAAAAAGTGTTGAAGAAATTGgtcaacaaatttcaaatgtcttaacaaatgaaaatattaatcaatatAAATACCCCAGTACAAATATTGTCATGCATCAAGATTATGAAAACTGGACTATTACTAATGATATGGATACAGTAGATAACAACTGTCCAACATCAGATGTCCAatcatcaaaaatatttcagactATGTATTGTGATAATATAGGTTCTGATGCCTTAAACAAGCCCATAAATGATGAAAGTTTAACGTGTCAATATCGAATGACAGAAACTGTACATCCATACAATTCCaatcaaaatttattgaatttaaatacaCTGGAAGAAAATCAGTATTGTGACACAAACATCATTCCTCATGTGCAATCTGACTgcaataatacatattatttacaaaatttgattaaatgcAGTACAGAAACTACTGGAGAATATTTGCAGTATACACATTCCTTTTCAAATGCAAATATAGATCAAGAAGCATATGCATCTACTACGTCACAGACATTTTCTAACAATAATCACTATAACTCTAATCTACCATATGAATACTCTTGTTCGCGCAATAATGAAGGAACTATCCCATTATATGAAAATGTAGGACAACCTGAACAAAATTGTAACTCTATAATACAAACAGAATCTGATGTTCATAGGGATATATCTAATATGACAGAAAAGTTACAAACAAATG aaatattagatCCATTTTATCCGAAAAGAATCACTAAGATGTCTTCACAttctattttagaaaatattttgaatatcatTAGTACCAAGCGTATAGATTTATCGAAATTAGATCAGACATCTTGTGTATATTGTTACATAGCCCCTATTGTTACACATACGCAAGTCTCATCAAGTGTAACTTGCTCCCaaaaagaaagatttgttGCAGAATACAGGCAACATTCCTTTTCTCCATGTTGGCTACTCTACAATGATACTTCGTCCGGAATGCGAATGGCTAGTTTACAAACTAAAGTTAGGGAAACTACGGACGAATCCCGGATATTATATACATCAATGTCAAATAGCAATTCTGATTTAAGAGAGTCAGTTGCGGATGGTGCGAAAAGTGAAATTGCGGGAAGTGAAGATTCAATTTCAGAAGTGTGGCCGAACAATTATTCGAATTATGAAACGACAACCGaaaaagatgtaaatatatgCGAAGATCTAAAGATTGAAGTTTCAGATTGTTTATTTTCAGTGATGAATACTGAACCATTAGATAAGTAG
- the LOC139990852 gene encoding uncharacterized protein isoform X1: MNGNDISSLSYKELQALALRYRVPGNIKKKLLIKVLQAAKGGNENEVGRLLQDLKQNRKRKMRKVKVGKLGLTSTPLHSPDYGMADDYYCPQQQPPYQWVGAEEEITNRDDNNRIPHYEEFKQFLIKRIQREFQTYDTNNNQIQDSTIVDLRTATVSTDVQKVPLDVSNYNKSNIVPVNNVNSIYQPNDNVEYQTLEDTNSNVQGSILLKKMLQAPVGANLGEIASPVLGRFLSVEQYQSNNLLDNSDTLTAESDNQDNEEILENNTECYGLLSGIKGEYFLNEPTFVKSVEEIGQQISNVLTNENINQYKYPSTNIVMHQDYENWTITNDMDTVDNNCPTSDVQSSKIFQTMYCDNIGSDALNKPINDESLTCQYRMTETVHPYNSNQNLLNLNTLEENQYCDTNIIPHVQSDCNNTYYLQNLIKCSTETTGEYLQYTHSFSNANIDQEAYASTTSQTFSNNNHYNSNLPYEYSCSRNNEGTIPLYENVGQPEQNCNSIIQTESDVHRDISNMTEKLQTNEILDPFYPKRITKMSSHSILENILNIISTKRIDLSKLDQTSCVYCYIAPIVTHTQVSSSVTCSQKERFVAEYRQHSFSPCWLLYNDTSSGMRMASLQTKVRETTDESRILYTSMSNSNSDLRESVADGAKSEIAGSEDSISEVWPNNYSNYETTTEKDVNICEDLKIEVSDCLFSVMNTEPLDK; encoded by the exons atgaacgGAAACGACATTTCAAGTTTATCGTACAAAGAATTACAAGCCTTAGCTCTCCGATATCGGGTACCAGGTAACATAAAG AAGAAATTACTGATTAAAGTGTTACAAGCCGCGAAAGGCggaaatgaaaatgaagttgGCAGACTCTTGCAAGATCTTAAGCAGAATCGTAAGAGGAAAATGAGAAAAGTCAAAGTCGGGAAACTCGGGTTAACCTCCACACCATTACATAGTCCTGATTACGGTATGGCCGATGATTACTATTGTCCGCAACAGCAACCACCTTATCAGTGG gTGGGGGCAGAAGAAGAGATCACAAATAGAGATGATAACAACAGAATCCCTCATTATGAAGAATTCAAACAGttcttaataaaaagaatacaaAGAGAATTTCAAACATatgatacaaataataatcaaatacAGGATTCAACTATAGTAGATCTAAGAACAGCAACAGTTTCAACTGATGTGCAAAAGGTTCCTTTAGATGTTAGTAACtataataaatctaatatAGTTCCTGTTAACAATGTAAATTCAATATATCAACCAAATGATAATGTAGAATATCAAACATTAGAAGACACAAATAGTAATGTACAAGGATCTATACttcttaaaaaaatgttacaagCACCAGTTGGTGCAAATTTGGGAGAAATAGCTAGCCCTGTACTTGGCAGATTTTTATCAGTGGAACAGTACCAGTCTAATAACTTGTTAGATAATTCTGACACTTTAACTGCTGAATCAGATAATCAGGACAATGAAGAAATTTTGGAAAACAATACAGAGTGTTATGGTCTTCTAAGTGGTATAAAgggagaatattttttaaatgaaccAACTTTTGTAAAAAGTGTTGAAGAAATTGgtcaacaaatttcaaatgtcttaacaaatgaaaatattaatcaatatAAATACCCCAGTACAAATATTGTCATGCATCAAGATTATGAAAACTGGACTATTACTAATGATATGGATACAGTAGATAACAACTGTCCAACATCAGATGTCCAatcatcaaaaatatttcagactATGTATTGTGATAATATAGGTTCTGATGCCTTAAACAAGCCCATAAATGATGAAAGTTTAACGTGTCAATATCGAATGACAGAAACTGTACATCCATACAATTCCaatcaaaatttattgaatttaaatacaCTGGAAGAAAATCAGTATTGTGACACAAACATCATTCCTCATGTGCAATCTGACTgcaataatacatattatttacaaaatttgattaaatgcAGTACAGAAACTACTGGAGAATATTTGCAGTATACACATTCCTTTTCAAATGCAAATATAGATCAAGAAGCATATGCATCTACTACGTCACAGACATTTTCTAACAATAATCACTATAACTCTAATCTACCATATGAATACTCTTGTTCGCGCAATAATGAAGGAACTATCCCATTATATGAAAATGTAGGACAACCTGAACAAAATTGTAACTCTATAATACAAACAGAATCTGATGTTCATAGGGATATATCTAATATGACAGAAAAGTTACAAACAAATG aaatattagatCCATTTTATCCGAAAAGAATCACTAAGATGTCTTCACAttctattttagaaaatattttgaatatcatTAGTACCAAGCGTATAGATTTATCGAAATTAGATCAGACATCTTGTGTATATTGTTACATAGCCCCTATTGTTACACATACGCAAGTCTCATCAAGTGTAACTTGCTCCCaaaaagaaagatttgttGCAGAATACAGGCAACATTCCTTTTCTCCATGTTGGCTACTCTACAATGATACTTCGTCCGGAATGCGAATGGCTAGTTTACAAACTAAAGTTAGGGAAACTACGGACGAATCCCGGATATTATATACATCAATGTCAAATAGCAATTCTGATTTAAGAGAGTCAGTTGCGGATGGTGCGAAAAGTGAAATTGCGGGAAGTGAAGATTCAATTTCAGAAGTGTGGCCGAACAATTATTCGAATTATGAAACGACAACCGaaaaagatgtaaatatatgCGAAGATCTAAAGATTGAAGTTTCAGATTGTTTATTTTCAGTGATGAATACTGAACCATTAGATAAGTAG
- the LOC139990861 gene encoding A-type potassium channel modulatory protein KCNIP2 isoform X3: protein MKARKSREKKGELEELGGVLGGSTAGALALGGRYKPEELSTLAANTRFSKKEIQLIYRGFKQECPTGLVDEEAFKQIFSQFFPQGDASQYAHYVFNTMKRKPSGKISFEEFLTILSKVSRGSVEEKLQWIFGLYDLDGDGLISKEEMLDVVGSIYEMLGRYTQPQIVEPHLAAREHVDRIFHLMDANKDGVVTIEELVQWCSKDEQLLRSLDTLDTVL from the exons ATGAAGGCACGTAAGAGCCGCGAGAAAA AGGGCGAACTTGAAGAACTCGGGGGCGTTTTAGGGGGTTCCACCGCCGGTGCCCTTGCCCTTGGCGGCAGGTACAAGCCGGAGGAGCTTTCCACATTGGCGGCCAACACCAGGTTCTCCAAGAAGGAGATACAGCTTATCTATCGCGGATTTAAGCAGGAATGTCCTACAGGTCTCGTCGACGAGGAAGCGTTCAAGCAGATCTTCTCACAGTTCTTCCCACAGGGAG ATGCCAGCCAGTACGCTCATTACGTCTTCAACACCATGAAGAGAAAACCATCTGGGAAGATAAGCTTCGAA GAATTCCTGACCATCTTGTCGAAAGTTTCGAGAGGATCAGTGGAGGAAAAGCTTCAGTGGATATTTGGACTCTACGACCTGGACGGGGATGGATTGATCAGTAAAGAGGAAATGTTGGATGTGGTTGGTTCAATTTACGAGATGTTGGGTCGTTACACCCAGCCGCAAATAGTTGAGCCGCATTTGGCTGCCCGAGAACACGTCGATCGTATTTTCCAC TTAATGGACGCAAACAAAGACGGCGTGGTGACAATCGAGGAATTGGTACAATGGTGTTCCAAGGATGAACAACTCTTGCGGAGTCTCGACACTCTCGACACTGTCTTATGA
- the LOC139990861 gene encoding A-type potassium channel modulatory protein KCNIP2 isoform X4, whose protein sequence is MQRQEGELEELGGVLGGSTAGALALGGRYKPEELSTLAANTRFSKKEIQLIYRGFKQECPTGLVDEEAFKQIFSQFFPQGDASQYAHYVFNTMKRKPSGKISFEEFLTILSKVSRGSVEEKLQWIFGLYDLDGDGLISKEEMLDVVGSIYEMLGRYTQPQIVEPHLAAREHVDRIFHLMDANKDGVVTIEELVQWCSKDEQLLRSLDTLDTVL, encoded by the exons ATGCAACGGCAAG AGGGCGAACTTGAAGAACTCGGGGGCGTTTTAGGGGGTTCCACCGCCGGTGCCCTTGCCCTTGGCGGCAGGTACAAGCCGGAGGAGCTTTCCACATTGGCGGCCAACACCAGGTTCTCCAAGAAGGAGATACAGCTTATCTATCGCGGATTTAAGCAGGAATGTCCTACAGGTCTCGTCGACGAGGAAGCGTTCAAGCAGATCTTCTCACAGTTCTTCCCACAGGGAG ATGCCAGCCAGTACGCTCATTACGTCTTCAACACCATGAAGAGAAAACCATCTGGGAAGATAAGCTTCGAA GAATTCCTGACCATCTTGTCGAAAGTTTCGAGAGGATCAGTGGAGGAAAAGCTTCAGTGGATATTTGGACTCTACGACCTGGACGGGGATGGATTGATCAGTAAAGAGGAAATGTTGGATGTGGTTGGTTCAATTTACGAGATGTTGGGTCGTTACACCCAGCCGCAAATAGTTGAGCCGCATTTGGCTGCCCGAGAACACGTCGATCGTATTTTCCAC TTAATGGACGCAAACAAAGACGGCGTGGTGACAATCGAGGAATTGGTACAATGGTGTTCCAAGGATGAACAACTCTTGCGGAGTCTCGACACTCTCGACACTGTCTTATGA
- the LOC139990859 gene encoding palmitoyltransferase ZDHHC16A isoform X1, with translation MVRIKWSLTKAPNILKLNLKQKWWRFQVIIKSLFYNEFLNWSYVCDILLEPMFWFVENFTACLGPVFVVMVSLLTASIVYIAYYIGLPYWWEKSPLMTIILLVIGNWLLVNVCFHYYMGVNVPAGYPPEGGLIPEAVSICKKCIKPKPPRTHHCSVCNKCILKMDHHCPWLNNCVGHHNHRYFFQYMVFTVLGILFIMLFGVEIAYQEFFPAQEPELDGHPVRINNSEIIPVSESLDHLSEEELAEIAKQAADTSIKEWNRRLIVFAALICVATFAALGALTWWHAGLITRGETSIEARINSTETQKYKALGKIYQNPYNFGPRQNWKLFLGIIGRSWWHILFPSNHGPYGDGLTWKTIHDTKIS, from the exons atggtACGAATAAAATGGTCTTTAACCAAAGCACCTAATATTCTTAA ACTTAACTTAAAACAAAAATGGTGGCGTTTTCAAGTCattataaaatctttattttataatgaatttttaaattggagTTATGTTTGTGACATACTTCTAGAACCAATGTTCTGgtttgtagaaaattttacTGCTTGTTTAGGACCG GTATTTGTAGTAATGGTAAGCCTTTTAACTGCAAGTATCGTGTACATTGCATATTACATTGGTTTACCATATTGGTGGGAAAAGAGTCCATTGATGACAATAATCCTCTTAGTTATTGGAAATTGGTTATTAGTAAATGTatgttttcattattatatggGAGTAAATGTCCCAGCTGGTTATCCACCGGAAGGTGGTCTTATACCAGAGGCTGTGAGTATTTGTAAGAAATGTATTAAACCAAAACCACCCAGAACACATCATTGCTCTGTATGTAACAAATGTATTCTTAAGATGGATCATCACTGCC CATGGTTAAACAATTGTGTTGGTCATCATAATCATAGATACTTTTTTCAATACATGGTTTTTACAGTACTTGgtattttattcataatgtTATTTGGTGTAGAAATAGCATATCAAGAATTCTTTCCAGCACAAGAACCAGAATTAGATGGTCATCCAGTACGCATTAATAATTCTGAGATAATTCCTGTG TCTGAATCATTAGATCACCTAAGTGAAGAGGAATTAGCTGAAATAGCTAAACAAGCTGCAGATACAAGCATTAAAGAATGGAACCGTCGACTTATAGTTTTTGCAGCGCTAATTTGCGTGGCTACTTTTGCAGCATTAGGAGCTTTAACATGGTGGCACGCGGGTCTCATTACTAGAGGAGAAACAAGTATAGAAGCACGTATAAATAGCACAGaaacacaaaaatataaagcacttggtaaaatatatcaaaatccATATAATTTTGGACCAAGACAAAATTGGAAGCTGTTTCTAGGTATAATTGGGAG AAGTTGGTGGCATATACTTTTTCCATCTAATCATGGACCATATGGAGATGGTCTCACATGGAAGACCATTCACGATACAAAAATATCTTGA
- the LOC139990859 gene encoding palmitoyltransferase ZDHHC16A isoform X2, which translates to MVSLLTASIVYIAYYIGLPYWWEKSPLMTIILLVIGNWLLVNVCFHYYMGVNVPAGYPPEGGLIPEAVSICKKCIKPKPPRTHHCSVCNKCILKMDHHCPWLNNCVGHHNHRYFFQYMVFTVLGILFIMLFGVEIAYQEFFPAQEPELDGHPVRINNSEIIPVSESLDHLSEEELAEIAKQAADTSIKEWNRRLIVFAALICVATFAALGALTWWHAGLITRGETSIEARINSTETQKYKALGKIYQNPYNFGPRQNWKLFLGIIGRSWWHILFPSNHGPYGDGLTWKTIHDTKIS; encoded by the exons ATGGTAAGCCTTTTAACTGCAAGTATCGTGTACATTGCATATTACATTGGTTTACCATATTGGTGGGAAAAGAGTCCATTGATGACAATAATCCTCTTAGTTATTGGAAATTGGTTATTAGTAAATGTatgttttcattattatatggGAGTAAATGTCCCAGCTGGTTATCCACCGGAAGGTGGTCTTATACCAGAGGCTGTGAGTATTTGTAAGAAATGTATTAAACCAAAACCACCCAGAACACATCATTGCTCTGTATGTAACAAATGTATTCTTAAGATGGATCATCACTGCC CATGGTTAAACAATTGTGTTGGTCATCATAATCATAGATACTTTTTTCAATACATGGTTTTTACAGTACTTGgtattttattcataatgtTATTTGGTGTAGAAATAGCATATCAAGAATTCTTTCCAGCACAAGAACCAGAATTAGATGGTCATCCAGTACGCATTAATAATTCTGAGATAATTCCTGTG TCTGAATCATTAGATCACCTAAGTGAAGAGGAATTAGCTGAAATAGCTAAACAAGCTGCAGATACAAGCATTAAAGAATGGAACCGTCGACTTATAGTTTTTGCAGCGCTAATTTGCGTGGCTACTTTTGCAGCATTAGGAGCTTTAACATGGTGGCACGCGGGTCTCATTACTAGAGGAGAAACAAGTATAGAAGCACGTATAAATAGCACAGaaacacaaaaatataaagcacttggtaaaatatatcaaaatccATATAATTTTGGACCAAGACAAAATTGGAAGCTGTTTCTAGGTATAATTGGGAG AAGTTGGTGGCATATACTTTTTCCATCTAATCATGGACCATATGGAGATGGTCTCACATGGAAGACCATTCACGATACAAAAATATCTTGA